Proteins encoded in a region of the Pelobates fuscus isolate aPelFus1 chromosome 11, aPelFus1.pri, whole genome shotgun sequence genome:
- the LOC134577051 gene encoding ferritin heavy chain A, translated as MASQVRQNYHSDLEAALNRMVNLELYASYVYLSMSYYFDRDDVALEHVAKFFKEQSHEEREHAEKFLKYQNKRGGRIVLQDLKKPERDEWGNTLEAMQAALQLEKTVNQALLDLHKLASDKNDPHLCDFLESEYLEEQVKSMKQLGDYITNLIRLGVPQNGMGEYLFDKHTLGESS; from the exons ATGGCATCCCAAGTGCGTCAAAACTACCACAGCGACCTGGAAGCTGCCCTCAACCGCATGGTCAACCTGGAGCTGTATGCATCCTATGTGTACCTCTCCATG TCCTACTACTTTGACCGTGATGATGTGGCTCTGGAGCATGTGGCCAAGTTCTTCAAGGAGCAGAGCCATGAGGAGCGGGAGCACGCAGAGAAATTCCTCAAATACCAGAACAAGCGTGGGGGTCGTATTGTCCTTCAGGATTTGAAG AAACCAGAGCGTGATGAATGGGGCAACACCCTAGAAGCCATGCAGGCTGCCTTGCAGCTGGAGAAGACTGTGAACCAGGCTCTCCTAGACCTGCACAAGCTGGCATCTGACAAGAATGACCCTCAT CTGTGTGACTTCCTGGAGTCAGAATACCTGGAGGAGCAAGTCAAATCTATGAAACAACTTGGCGACTACATCACCAACCTGATACGCCTTGGGGTACCACAGAACGGCATGGGCGAGTACCTGTTCGACAAGCACACCCTGGGAGAGAGCAGTTAA